In Thermoanaerobaculum aquaticum, a single genomic region encodes these proteins:
- a CDS encoding isoprenyl transferase, translated as MKDVDRIAPPGSEERKLLESIPPERFPKHVAIIMDGNGRWAKKRGLPRVEGHRAGIEAVRSTVEAAARLEIPVLTLYAFSTENWRRPRWEVLTLMALLKEYLNKELHTLVENNIRFRPIGRIHELEPEIQQGLAHAVEATAANTGLFFQIALNYSGRAELTDTVREAVRLAREGKLREDDVDEAWVAAHLATAGTPDPDLLIRTSGEMRISNFLLWQIAYTELVITPVLWPDFRARDLIAAVADYARRERRFGGVPEAEETEET; from the coding sequence ATGAAGGACGTGGATCGCATTGCCCCGCCCGGAAGTGAGGAGCGAAAGCTCCTGGAGAGCATTCCCCCTGAAAGGTTCCCCAAGCACGTAGCCATCATCATGGACGGCAACGGCCGCTGGGCCAAAAAACGCGGTTTGCCGCGGGTGGAAGGCCACCGGGCGGGCATTGAGGCGGTGCGCAGCACGGTGGAAGCCGCTGCTCGCCTGGAAATCCCGGTGCTGACGCTTTACGCTTTTTCCACCGAAAACTGGCGCCGTCCGCGCTGGGAAGTGCTCACGCTCATGGCGCTTTTGAAGGAGTACCTCAACAAGGAGCTGCACACCCTGGTGGAAAACAACATCCGCTTTCGCCCCATTGGCCGCATCCACGAGCTGGAGCCGGAAATCCAACAGGGCCTCGCCCACGCCGTGGAGGCCACCGCTGCCAATACCGGGCTTTTCTTCCAAATTGCCCTCAACTACTCGGGCCGGGCCGAGCTCACGGATACGGTGCGGGAGGCGGTGCGCCTGGCCCGGGAGGGGAAGCTGCGGGAGGACGATGTGGATGAAGCGTGGGTGGCGGCCCATCTGGCCACCGCCGGCACCCCGGACCCCGATCTTTTGATCCGCACTTCCGGGGAAATGCGCATTTCCAACTTCTTGCTGTGGCAAATTGCGTACACCGAGCTGGTGATCACCCCGGTGCTGTGGCCCGACTTTCGCGCCCGCGACCTCATCGCTGCCGTGGCTGACTACGCCAGGAGGGAACGACGCTTCGGGGGCGTTCCCGAAGCTGAAGAGACGGAGGAAACCTAG
- a CDS encoding 1-deoxy-D-xylulose-5-phosphate reductoisomerase, translated as MKVLSILGSTGSIGTSTLDVVRHFPDRFQVVALAAGRNLELLARQIEEFRPQLVAVADEEKALTLAHRFPGLEVLAGEEGRLAVATHPQATTVVGALVGALGLPATYAAVQAGKELLLANKETLVVAGSLIMAEARRSGSQIIPVDSEHNGLFQALRVGPPGTARRLILTASGGPFRTTPLAQLANVTPEQALAHPTWRMGAKISVDSATMMNKGLEIIEAHHLFGFPPDAIDVLIHPESRIHALVEYMDGTLIAQLSVNDMRFPILYALAYPERLASPFGRLDLAAVGSLHFELPDDRRFPCLALARQALQAGGTAPAVLNAANEVAVELFLAGQLPFLGIPELVRRVLEEEPAAPLTSLEEALAADQRARRRAREWAARLAR; from the coding sequence GTGAAGGTCCTAAGCATCCTCGGCTCCACCGGCTCCATTGGCACCTCCACCCTGGACGTGGTGCGCCACTTTCCCGACCGCTTCCAGGTGGTGGCGCTGGCCGCTGGCCGCAACCTGGAGCTTTTAGCGCGACAAATTGAGGAGTTCCGCCCGCAGCTGGTGGCGGTGGCCGATGAGGAAAAGGCTTTGACGCTGGCCCACCGCTTTCCGGGGCTGGAGGTGCTGGCCGGTGAAGAGGGCCGCCTGGCGGTGGCCACCCATCCCCAAGCCACCACCGTGGTGGGCGCGCTGGTGGGGGCCCTGGGCTTGCCGGCCACGTACGCGGCGGTGCAGGCCGGCAAAGAGCTGCTGTTGGCCAACAAGGAAACGCTGGTGGTGGCCGGCTCGCTGATCATGGCGGAAGCCCGGCGTTCGGGGAGCCAAATCATCCCCGTGGACTCCGAGCACAACGGGCTTTTTCAAGCGCTGCGGGTGGGGCCCCCGGGAACCGCCCGGAGGCTCATCCTCACCGCATCCGGCGGGCCCTTCCGCACCACCCCGCTTGCCCAGCTGGCCAACGTCACCCCTGAGCAAGCCCTGGCCCACCCCACCTGGCGCATGGGGGCCAAGATCTCCGTGGACTCGGCCACCATGATGAACAAAGGGCTGGAGATCATCGAGGCCCACCACTTGTTCGGCTTTCCCCCGGATGCCATTGACGTGCTCATTCACCCCGAAAGCCGCATCCACGCCCTGGTGGAGTACATGGACGGCACGCTCATCGCCCAGCTTTCGGTGAACGACATGCGCTTCCCAATCCTCTACGCCCTGGCCTACCCCGAGCGCTTGGCCAGTCCATTTGGTAGGCTTGACCTGGCTGCAGTGGGGAGCTTGCACTTTGAGCTCCCCGACGATCGCCGGTTCCCCTGTTTGGCCTTGGCCCGCCAAGCGCTTCAAGCCGGGGGCACAGCACCGGCGGTGCTCAACGCGGCCAACGAGGTTGCTGTGGAGCTTTTCCTTGCCGGCCAGCTTCCTTTTTTGGGAATTCCCGAGCTGGTACGGAGGGTCTTGGAAGAGGAGCCGGCGGCCCCCTTGACCTCCCTGGAGGAGGCGTTGGCCGCCGATCAGCGGGCGCGGAGGCGGGCGCGGGAGTGGGCCGCCCGGCTGGCCCGGTAA
- the rseP gene encoding RIP metalloprotease RseP, whose amino-acid sequence MLVNALSLIVVIGILVLLHEGGHFLAARLVGAPVAVFSVGFGKRLFGFRWGGTDFRWSLIPLGGYVRILGLGPDESDVVQPGQAPVPLLPRWKRAVILVAGPAANVVGALAFMALAFNLGVEVPAWQDQKPVVGWVDPASPAAQAGIKAGDEVLAVDGKAIKRWRDLEMVTISSPNRELSVKLRRGNEELTVPLKPKSVSRYALGWAGLAPPIPAEVQRVMPGSPAEKAGLLPGDRIVSVDGNPVEHFFDLVRLVGERPEKEISLQVLRNGELVTLSATTRSEAGQGKLGIPIPSWQVIRKLPAGQAVREAVLECRRMTAETLWVLSRMVTGRASIRQMSGPIDIAKFSGEAARSGLVPLIWLLGVISLQLAIFNLLPIPVLDGGHLVIVAAEGIRRRDFSFKTKERITNVGFWLIMALILFVLANDVVKNLPALWPRSQP is encoded by the coding sequence ATGCTGGTAAACGCCTTGAGCTTAATCGTGGTCATTGGCATCCTGGTGCTCCTGCACGAAGGGGGCCATTTCCTGGCGGCTCGCCTGGTGGGGGCGCCGGTAGCAGTGTTTTCCGTGGGTTTCGGCAAGCGGCTTTTCGGCTTTCGCTGGGGGGGTACGGATTTTCGCTGGAGCCTCATTCCACTGGGTGGATACGTGCGGATTTTGGGCCTGGGGCCCGACGAGTCCGACGTGGTACAGCCGGGACAGGCCCCGGTGCCCCTGCTCCCGCGGTGGAAGCGGGCGGTCATCCTGGTGGCCGGGCCGGCAGCCAACGTGGTGGGAGCTCTTGCCTTTATGGCCCTGGCCTTTAACCTGGGGGTGGAGGTGCCGGCCTGGCAGGACCAGAAGCCGGTGGTGGGCTGGGTGGACCCTGCCTCCCCGGCAGCCCAGGCGGGGATCAAGGCCGGAGATGAAGTGCTGGCAGTAGACGGGAAGGCCATCAAGCGCTGGCGTGACCTGGAAATGGTGACGATTTCCTCCCCCAACCGCGAGCTTTCGGTGAAGTTGCGCCGCGGCAACGAAGAGCTCACCGTTCCCTTGAAGCCAAAAAGCGTGAGCCGTTACGCCCTGGGCTGGGCCGGCCTGGCCCCGCCCATCCCCGCCGAGGTGCAGCGGGTGATGCCCGGTTCGCCCGCAGAAAAAGCGGGGCTTTTGCCCGGGGACCGCATCGTCTCGGTGGACGGCAACCCGGTGGAGCACTTCTTTGACCTGGTGCGTTTGGTGGGGGAAAGGCCGGAAAAGGAAATTTCCCTGCAGGTGCTGCGGAATGGTGAGCTGGTGACGCTTTCCGCCACCACCAGGAGCGAAGCGGGCCAAGGGAAGCTGGGGATTCCCATACCCTCCTGGCAGGTGATCCGCAAGCTCCCCGCCGGCCAGGCTGTGCGCGAAGCGGTGCTGGAATGCCGGAGGATGACCGCCGAAACGCTGTGGGTGCTGTCCCGCATGGTCACGGGGCGGGCTTCCATTCGCCAAATGTCCGGGCCCATTGACATTGCCAAGTTTTCCGGGGAAGCGGCGCGGTCGGGTTTGGTACCACTGATTTGGCTTTTGGGGGTTATCTCGCTGCAGCTGGCCATCTTCAACCTGCTGCCCATTCCGGTTCTGGACGGCGGGCACCTGGTCATCGTGGCGGCGGAAGGCATCCGCCGGCGGGACTTTTCCTTCAAAACCAAAGAGCGCATTACCAACGTGGGCTTTTGGCTGATCATGGCCCTGATCCTGTTCGTGCTGGCCAACGACGTGGTGAAAAACCTGCCCGCCCTTTGGCCCCGCTCCCAGCCCTAG
- a CDS encoding HAD family hydrolase, which yields MRCLLLFDIDGTLISSQGKAFAALLKAFRQVVGAEPPVEGFSPAGKTDPQIVSELLNRVATDHRKRNQLVAEVLAAYLETLPEVVKKPHVRLLPGVAELLPVLAENPQVALGLLTGNIREGAQFKLELAGLWHYFAFGAFGSDCSDRNQLLPYAWERAHQRFGVRFSPERTVIVGDTPADVACAKTWDAKAIAVAGHTFTAARLLPAHPDGVLPSLSPELFLPVCFSILSRAPLA from the coding sequence GTGCGGTGCTTGCTCCTCTTCGACATTGATGGGACCCTCATCTCCAGCCAAGGGAAAGCCTTTGCCGCCCTCCTGAAGGCCTTCCGGCAGGTGGTAGGGGCCGAGCCACCGGTGGAGGGTTTTTCCCCGGCGGGCAAAACCGACCCGCAAATCGTGTCCGAGCTCTTGAACCGGGTGGCCACCGACCACCGTAAGCGAAACCAGCTGGTGGCGGAGGTTTTGGCTGCCTACCTCGAGACCTTGCCGGAAGTGGTCAAAAAACCGCACGTTCGGCTTTTGCCAGGCGTGGCCGAGCTGCTCCCGGTGCTGGCCGAAAACCCCCAGGTGGCGTTGGGCCTTTTAACCGGAAACATTCGCGAAGGCGCGCAGTTTAAACTGGAGCTCGCCGGTCTTTGGCACTACTTTGCTTTTGGGGCCTTTGGTTCTGACTGCTCCGACCGCAACCAGCTGCTCCCCTACGCCTGGGAGAGAGCGCACCAGCGTTTCGGTGTGCGCTTTTCCCCGGAGCGTACCGTCATTGTGGGGGATACCCCAGCTGACGTGGCCTGTGCCAAGACCTGGGACGCTAAGGCCATTGCCGTAGCTGGTCACACGTTTACGGCAGCTCGGCTGCTGCCAGCGCATCCCGATGGGGTGCTGCCGTCCTTAAGCCCCGAGCTCTTTCTCCCGGTGTGCTTTTCGATCCTCTCCCGGGCGCCGCTGGCCTAG
- a CDS encoding PASTA domain-containing protein, whose amino-acid sequence MKGGKLLAALAVVTGIVLGAAVAAWVVLWLSLKASAVRVPAVEGQPPEAAARALQAVGLVPRLQEPVPDATHPAGTVARQRPVAGFQLKRGSTVLLYPSLGTAGLAVPDLVGLPPAAAAVQLEQAGLAEGEHAEVQGEGTAMVVIAQSPAPGSLLPPGGKVSLLINRQARENRVVMPDMVGEPVDVAQNLLSRWGFRVDGVQPVPYPGLPAGVVVKQTPMAGGPASLGTGVVLWASR is encoded by the coding sequence ATGAAAGGCGGCAAGCTCCTGGCCGCGTTGGCGGTGGTCACGGGAATAGTGCTGGGCGCGGCCGTGGCCGCTTGGGTGGTGCTCTGGCTTTCCCTGAAGGCTTCGGCGGTGAGGGTACCAGCGGTGGAAGGTCAACCTCCGGAGGCCGCAGCCCGGGCTTTGCAGGCAGTGGGGTTGGTCCCGCGCTTGCAGGAACCGGTGCCGGACGCCACGCACCCCGCGGGCACCGTGGCCCGCCAGCGACCGGTGGCCGGTTTCCAGCTCAAGCGCGGCTCCACCGTGCTGCTGTACCCATCCCTGGGAACCGCCGGGCTTGCCGTGCCCGATCTCGTGGGGCTACCTCCGGCCGCCGCTGCGGTGCAACTGGAGCAGGCGGGGCTTGCGGAAGGGGAGCACGCCGAGGTCCAGGGGGAAGGAACGGCTATGGTGGTCATTGCCCAATCCCCGGCACCGGGAAGCCTCTTACCTCCAGGGGGTAAGGTTTCCCTGCTGATCAACCGGCAAGCCCGGGAAAACCGCGTGGTGATGCCGGACATGGTGGGGGAGCCGGTGGATGTGGCGCAAAACCTGCTTTCCCGCTGGGGCTTTCGCGTGGACGGTGTGCAGCCGGTGCCCTACCCTGGCTTGCCTGCCGGGGTGGTGGTGAAGCAAACACCCATGGCCGGCGGTCCCGCGTCTTTGGGAACGGGGGTGGTGCTGTGGGCCAGCCGGTAA
- a CDS encoding AMP-dependent synthetase/ligase — translation MKTLQDLFFYVVGNFPPRKVLLRIKEGRGWREVTVKEFEKAVRELAQKLLALGIRPGDRVAIFSENRPEWHIVDFACQLIGAVDVPLYATLPAPHVRYIVQDAGARLLIVSGKERARVALEAASGLDVQVIGVDPNLAPGLRCLADLPLPPKRKQKEFPVVAEEDLATLIYTSGTTGEPKGVMLTHRNLISQVNAVRPLFPITDKDISMSFLPLSHSYERTVDYVFLQYGVQINYVESIEKVPMQLTEIRPTIMVSVPRLYERSYIKILSKIQQEGGAKRRLFQWALSVGRKVKEAEWRGEKASAFLRGQYAVAKARIFSKVLERLGGRLRFTVSGGAPLSREVGEFFDIVGLPILQGYGLTESSPVISVNRLDANRIGSAGQVLPGVEVRIAEDGEILARGPNIMKGYWNKPEATAEAIDKEGFLHTGDVGYIDADGYLFITDRKKDIIVTSGGKNVAPQPIEGKLGATAYIAQAVVIGDRYPYLTALIVPNFENLEIYFAEKGIKGLSREEMAAHPDTEALVAEAVKKVNLELASHERIRRFSLLPREFSLEAGELTPTMKVRRRVVAERYRDVIEAMYLKTQKAFDLGAGED, via the coding sequence ATGAAGACTCTCCAGGACCTGTTTTTTTATGTGGTGGGCAACTTCCCCCCCCGCAAGGTGCTGCTGCGCATCAAGGAAGGGAGGGGATGGCGGGAAGTTACCGTCAAGGAGTTTGAGAAGGCGGTGCGGGAGCTTGCCCAGAAACTTTTGGCCTTGGGCATCCGCCCGGGGGATCGGGTGGCGATCTTTTCCGAAAACCGCCCCGAGTGGCACATCGTGGACTTTGCCTGCCAGCTCATTGGCGCTGTGGATGTGCCTCTGTACGCCACGTTGCCAGCCCCTCACGTGCGCTACATCGTTCAGGATGCCGGGGCCCGACTTTTGATCGTTTCCGGCAAGGAGCGGGCGCGAGTAGCCTTGGAAGCCGCTTCCGGTTTGGATGTGCAGGTGATCGGTGTGGATCCCAACTTGGCCCCGGGCCTGCGTTGTCTTGCCGATCTGCCTTTGCCGCCCAAGCGCAAGCAAAAGGAGTTTCCGGTCGTTGCCGAGGAAGACCTGGCCACCCTCATTTACACCTCAGGAACCACCGGTGAGCCCAAGGGGGTGATGCTCACACACCGTAACCTGATCTCCCAGGTCAACGCGGTACGCCCGCTTTTCCCCATTACCGACAAGGACATTTCCATGTCGTTCCTGCCGCTTTCCCACTCCTACGAGCGCACGGTGGACTACGTGTTCTTGCAGTACGGGGTGCAGATCAACTACGTGGAGTCCATTGAAAAGGTGCCCATGCAGCTCACGGAAATCCGCCCTACCATCATGGTTTCCGTGCCCCGCCTTTACGAGCGGTCGTACATCAAGATCCTCTCCAAGATCCAGCAGGAGGGTGGGGCCAAGCGGCGCCTGTTCCAGTGGGCCTTGTCGGTGGGGCGGAAGGTCAAGGAAGCGGAGTGGCGGGGGGAAAAAGCCTCGGCGTTCCTCCGGGGCCAATACGCGGTGGCCAAAGCCCGCATCTTTTCCAAGGTGTTGGAGCGCCTGGGCGGGCGTTTGCGGTTTACGGTTTCCGGGGGAGCACCGCTTTCCCGGGAGGTGGGGGAGTTCTTCGATATCGTGGGCTTGCCCATCTTGCAGGGGTACGGTCTTACCGAAAGCTCGCCAGTCATTTCCGTGAACCGTCTTGACGCCAACCGCATTGGCTCGGCAGGGCAGGTGCTTCCGGGCGTGGAGGTGCGCATTGCCGAGGACGGGGAGATCCTGGCCCGCGGCCCCAACATCATGAAAGGCTACTGGAACAAGCCGGAAGCCACCGCTGAGGCCATTGATAAGGAGGGTTTCCTGCACACCGGAGACGTGGGGTACATTGACGCCGACGGCTACCTCTTCATCACCGACCGCAAGAAGGACATCATCGTGACTTCCGGCGGCAAGAACGTGGCGCCCCAGCCCATCGAGGGCAAGCTCGGGGCCACGGCCTACATTGCCCAAGCGGTGGTGATTGGCGATCGCTACCCCTACCTCACCGCGCTGATCGTGCCCAACTTTGAAAACCTCGAGATCTACTTTGCCGAAAAGGGGATCAAGGGGCTTTCCCGGGAAGAAATGGCGGCCCACCCGGACACCGAAGCGCTGGTGGCCGAAGCGGTGAAGAAGGTAAACCTGGAGCTGGCTTCCCACGAGCGCATCCGCCGGTTTTCCCTGCTTCCCCGGGAGTTTTCCCTGGAGGCCGGGGAGCTCACCCCCACCATGAAGGTTCGCCGGCGGGTGGTGGCCGAGCGCTACCGGGACGTGATCGAAGCCATGTACCTCAAGACCCAAAAGGCCTTTGATCTGGGGGCTGGGGAGGACTAG
- the truA gene encoding tRNA pseudouridine(38-40) synthase TruA has product MEPRLRMTLAYLGTHFAGWQKQENARTVQGELEKALARLYQKPVPTVGAGRTDAGVHADGQVAHFDPPLAIPPTGVLQALNSFLPWDLRVLQVKPVPASFHARRSAVGKRYRYRLAWGAVLPPWEGLRRLWLPRAPNLELLAAALRMLPGEHDFVRFSLSGHAGRGKRGTVRTLFVATLTAGQGRADMIFEGDGFLRGMVRRLVGAALEIAQGRQELSWLQALMAGEASLPPAPTAPPHGLTLERVFYRRPKRWAKGPQRAQTLRF; this is encoded by the coding sequence ATGGAGCCGCGCCTGCGGATGACCCTCGCCTACCTCGGGACCCACTTTGCCGGCTGGCAAAAGCAGGAAAACGCCCGCACCGTGCAGGGGGAGCTGGAAAAAGCCCTGGCTCGCCTTTACCAAAAGCCCGTGCCCACGGTGGGGGCGGGACGGACCGATGCCGGCGTGCACGCCGACGGGCAGGTGGCCCATTTTGATCCTCCCCTGGCCATTCCGCCCACAGGTGTTCTGCAAGCTCTCAACAGCTTCTTGCCCTGGGATCTCCGGGTTTTGCAGGTCAAACCGGTGCCGGCTTCCTTTCACGCCCGGCGCTCAGCGGTGGGCAAGCGCTACCGCTACCGCCTGGCCTGGGGGGCGGTGCTGCCCCCTTGGGAGGGCCTCCGCCGCCTGTGGCTGCCCCGTGCCCCCAACCTGGAGCTTTTGGCCGCAGCGCTCCGTATGCTCCCCGGGGAGCATGACTTTGTCCGCTTCTCCCTTTCGGGACATGCGGGCCGGGGAAAGCGGGGTACGGTGAGAACGCTTTTTGTGGCAACCCTCACCGCCGGTCAAGGAAGGGCGGACATGATCTTCGAGGGGGACGGCTTCCTGCGGGGCATGGTGCGCCGTCTGGTGGGAGCTGCGCTGGAAATCGCCCAGGGACGCCAGGAGCTTTCCTGGCTTCAAGCCTTAATGGCCGGGGAAGCTAGCCTCCCCCCGGCCCCCACGGCCCCGCCCCACGGCCTCACCCTGGAACGGGTTTTTTACCGCCGCCCCAAGCGCTGGGCGAAAGGCCCGCAAAGGGCGCAAACCTTGCGCTTTTAG
- a CDS encoding ComF family protein has product MGYVVASLLQALLPARCLLCRDSLPVASRGGVCSPCWQALPRLPEPACERCGEPSEVSPCLSCQTSPPPWRRFAAVFAYEKGARELVLLLKNGRDELASPCAVELWQKARSFSWPEKPTVTFVPMRPWRRLRRGYNQAELLASELARLASWPKQKLLRRVAAGTQKGQSRKSRHQQVAHAFKPTGPAPERVVLVDDVVTTGATAAACTRALRRAGAKEVWVLALAKTLKR; this is encoded by the coding sequence ATGGGGTACGTGGTTGCGTCCCTGCTGCAGGCCCTGCTCCCCGCCCGTTGCCTCCTATGCCGGGACAGCTTACCCGTCGCTTCCCGTGGTGGGGTTTGTTCCCCCTGCTGGCAAGCCCTGCCCCGGCTCCCCGAGCCCGCCTGCGAGAGGTGCGGGGAGCCGTCGGAGGTGAGCCCGTGCCTTTCCTGTCAAACCTCACCACCCCCGTGGCGGCGTTTTGCCGCCGTTTTTGCTTACGAGAAGGGCGCGCGGGAGCTGGTGCTGCTTTTAAAAAACGGGCGCGACGAGCTGGCCTCCCCCTGCGCCGTAGAGCTCTGGCAAAAGGCCCGAAGCTTTTCCTGGCCTGAAAAGCCCACCGTCACCTTTGTGCCCATGCGCCCCTGGCGCCGCCTAAGGCGCGGCTACAACCAAGCGGAGCTCCTGGCCAGCGAGCTTGCCAGGTTGGCCTCGTGGCCGAAGCAAAAGCTGCTCCGGCGCGTGGCGGCGGGGACGCAAAAAGGCCAAAGCCGGAAATCCCGCCACCAGCAGGTGGCCCACGCCTTTAAACCCACCGGTCCGGCACCCGAGCGGGTGGTGCTGGTGGACGACGTGGTCACCACCGGCGCCACCGCCGCCGCCTGCACCCGCGCCTTGCGGCGCGCAGGGGCCAAAGAGGTATGGGTACTGGCCCTCGCCAAAACCCTCAAGAGGTGA
- a CDS encoding phosphatidate cytidylyltransferase, which yields MGVRETTAFVLLPIILAAIVWLPPWVYLGAVAVVGLLAAWELVALFRAKGHPVPLVPTLAASFAGTVVAWQQDLELWAWFTVAALLLLPVWYLLTGGAVEGASAALAGSLFVALYFAVTTGAMGLLRLSFGPELGWKVVLLHCLTIWGGDSGAYYVGVRWGKHKLAPRVSPKKSWEGILGGIALTFFGVWFCRTVFFPELPWALAWAEAAMLSLLAPVGDLVESLFKRDVGVKDSSDLIPGHGGFLDRTDSLFFAAPFTWVLMLLSLPR from the coding sequence GTGGGCGTGCGGGAGACCACGGCGTTTGTGCTGCTGCCCATCATCCTGGCGGCCATCGTCTGGCTTCCCCCGTGGGTTTACTTGGGGGCCGTGGCGGTGGTGGGGCTTCTGGCAGCCTGGGAGCTGGTGGCGCTTTTTCGCGCCAAGGGACACCCCGTGCCGCTGGTGCCCACGTTGGCGGCCAGCTTCGCTGGCACCGTGGTGGCTTGGCAGCAAGACCTGGAGCTGTGGGCGTGGTTCACCGTGGCTGCCCTGCTGTTGCTTCCGGTTTGGTACCTGCTCACCGGCGGTGCGGTGGAGGGGGCCAGCGCAGCTCTTGCCGGCTCCCTCTTCGTGGCCCTTTACTTTGCCGTGACCACCGGTGCCATGGGGCTTTTGCGCTTGAGCTTTGGCCCGGAGCTGGGGTGGAAGGTGGTGCTCCTGCACTGCCTTACCATTTGGGGAGGGGATTCCGGCGCCTACTACGTAGGTGTGCGGTGGGGGAAGCACAAACTGGCCCCGCGGGTCAGCCCCAAGAAGTCCTGGGAGGGCATCCTCGGCGGCATTGCCCTCACGTTTTTTGGCGTGTGGTTCTGCCGCACGGTGTTCTTCCCCGAGCTGCCGTGGGCGCTGGCGTGGGCGGAAGCCGCCATGCTTTCGCTTCTGGCGCCGGTGGGGGACCTGGTGGAATCGCTGTTTAAGAGGGATGTGGGGGTCAAAGACTCCTCCGACCTTATCCCCGGCCACGGCGGGTTTTTGGATCGCACGGACTCGCTTTTCTTCGCCGCTCCGTTTACCTGGGTTTTGATGCTTTTGAGCTTGCCACGGTGA
- a CDS encoding deoxyribonuclease IV, which yields MPKLGAHLATAGGWHRALETARQLGCQAVQIFLQPPGRWAPLPESPQAVALFREVLAASGLHGAVFAHAPYLVNLASADRELGERSAVLVAHQLVLAQRLGLAGVVVHPGSAGREPRQEAVARLRRRLAEVFARAAVDTPLLLENTAGAGGLLGVTVKELLELAEPSWWQEGRVGLCLDTAHLWAAGYDLRRGGFRQACLELAEAGLFRALKLVHINDTPVPLGSRRDRHAPPGAGELGEVFFTELLGDPVLADVACIMEIPPGPKNQGVREALHRLRSWLSAP from the coding sequence ATGCCTAAGCTGGGAGCGCACCTGGCCACCGCCGGCGGCTGGCACCGGGCGCTGGAAACCGCCCGCCAGTTGGGCTGCCAGGCGGTGCAGATCTTCCTGCAGCCACCGGGACGATGGGCGCCATTGCCGGAAAGCCCCCAGGCGGTGGCGCTTTTTCGTGAGGTTTTAGCTGCCTCGGGTTTGCACGGCGCGGTCTTTGCCCATGCCCCTTACCTCGTGAACCTGGCCTCGGCGGACAGGGAGCTCGGCGAGCGGTCGGCTGTCCTGGTGGCCCACCAGCTGGTGCTGGCCCAGCGCCTGGGCCTGGCCGGCGTGGTGGTGCACCCCGGATCAGCAGGGCGGGAGCCACGGCAGGAGGCCGTAGCCCGCCTTCGCCGGCGCCTTGCTGAGGTTTTCGCTCGGGCGGCGGTTGACACGCCTCTCCTTCTGGAAAACACCGCCGGTGCCGGTGGGCTTTTAGGCGTGACGGTGAAGGAGTTGTTGGAGCTTGCCGAGCCTTCCTGGTGGCAGGAGGGAAGGGTGGGGTTGTGCCTGGATACCGCCCACCTTTGGGCAGCGGGTTACGACCTCCGCCGGGGAGGCTTCCGGCAAGCCTGCCTTGAGCTAGCCGAAGCGGGGCTTTTCCGGGCGCTGAAGCTGGTGCACATCAACGACACACCGGTGCCACTGGGGAGCCGCCGGGATCGCCACGCGCCTCCGGGTGCGGGGGAGTTAGGTGAGGTCTTCTTTACGGAGCTTTTGGGCGATCCTGTGTTGGCGGATGTGGCGTGCATCATGGAAATCCCGCCCGGGCCCAAGAACCAAGGCGTTCGGGAGGCCCTCCACCGCCTGCGCAGCTGGCTTTCGGCCCCCTAG
- a CDS encoding proline dehydrogenase family protein, whose translation MSVVNRLLKTALPLTPKFIVRFFAKRYVAGDSLEDAVNTVRRLMGEGCCATVDVLGEAVRNPELAAQAVAAYREVLATIIERKLDANISVKPTQMGLGIGEDLALSNLRQVVAEAARLGIFVRIDMEDATTTEATLRMYKALRQEFSNVGVVLQARLRRTLSDARNLGQEGTNVRLCKGIYLEPRAIAYEEPEIIRWAFVHALEALFSGKGYVAIATHDEWLIEQALALAEKMGVPKERFEFQMLLGVDPALRRIIVSAGHKLRVYVPFGSHWYPYSVRRLRENPNIIRAGLEAFFRRRLEA comes from the coding sequence ATGAGCGTCGTCAACCGTCTCCTCAAAACCGCCCTCCCTTTAACGCCTAAGTTCATTGTGCGTTTTTTCGCAAAAAGGTACGTGGCCGGCGACAGCTTGGAAGACGCGGTGAACACCGTGCGCCGGCTCATGGGGGAGGGGTGCTGCGCCACCGTGGATGTGCTGGGGGAAGCGGTGCGAAACCCCGAGCTGGCCGCCCAGGCGGTGGCCGCCTACCGGGAGGTGCTGGCTACCATCATCGAGCGCAAGCTGGACGCCAACATCTCGGTGAAACCCACGCAAATGGGTCTGGGAATTGGGGAGGATCTGGCCCTTTCCAACCTCCGCCAGGTGGTCGCCGAAGCCGCGCGCTTGGGGATTTTTGTGCGCATTGACATGGAGGACGCCACCACCACCGAGGCCACCTTGCGCATGTACAAAGCGCTCCGCCAGGAGTTTTCCAACGTGGGAGTGGTGCTGCAAGCCAGGCTGCGGAGGACCTTGAGCGACGCCAGGAACCTTGGCCAGGAAGGCACCAACGTTCGGCTTTGCAAGGGGATTTACCTCGAGCCCCGGGCTATTGCCTACGAAGAGCCCGAAATCATCCGCTGGGCTTTCGTGCACGCTTTGGAAGCGCTCTTTTCAGGGAAAGGCTACGTGGCCATTGCCACCCACGACGAATGGCTCATCGAGCAAGCTTTGGCCCTGGCCGAAAAAATGGGGGTTCCCAAGGAGCGCTTTGAGTTCCAAATGCTCTTAGGGGTCGACCCGGCTTTGCGCCGGATCATCGTTAGCGCCGGGCACAAGCTGCGAGTTTACGTCCCCTTCGGCTCCCACTGGTACCCGTACTCGGTGCGCCGTTTGCGGGAAAACCCCAACATCATCAGGGCGGGGCTGGAAGCCTTCTTCCGCCGTCGTTTGGAGGCGTAA